In one window of Flavobacteriales bacterium DNA:
- a CDS encoding YdiU family protein gives MKITNTFTEQLPGEKNTENYSRQVHHACYSFVHPKPPVKPELIHHSKEVLQSVGLENSSTAELTEFLSGATILAASKPFAMCYGGHQFGQWAGQLGDGRAINIAEIEHQTNKLTIQLKGAGPTPYSRGADGFAVLRSSIREYLCSEAMHHLGIPTTRALSLALSGDKVVRDMLYDGNPKEELGAIVARVAPSFVRFGSFEIFAARRDKETLKKLTDFVIQEHYSHLGKPSKATYLAFFKAVVNRTKTLILHWQRVGFVHGVMNTDNLSILGLTIDYGPYGWLEDFNPNWTPNTTDKDLRRYRFGNQYPIALWNLTQLANALYPLIEDVDALKKILRTFKIEFQEAYSIMMLSKLGIANQEDTDGALIEELQQLLEESAIDMTLFFRNLNRFDQEHIASHLSVIENDSYLTKELFETHQNKWKNWLSKYAKRIRNINEDSRIERINSTNPKYVLRNYMAQLAIEAAEKGNYDLINELFELLKQPYAEQPEHEKWFAKRPKWADEKIGCSMLSCSS, from the coding sequence TTGAAAATAACCAATACTTTTACTGAACAACTACCTGGAGAAAAAAATACTGAAAATTATTCTCGTCAAGTTCACCATGCTTGTTATTCTTTTGTCCATCCTAAACCACCTGTTAAGCCAGAATTAATCCATCATAGCAAAGAAGTATTACAATCTGTAGGTCTAGAAAATAGCTCTACAGCTGAGCTAACAGAATTTTTAAGTGGCGCAACTATTCTAGCAGCATCTAAACCTTTTGCGATGTGTTATGGTGGGCATCAATTTGGACAATGGGCAGGACAATTAGGAGACGGAAGAGCAATCAATATTGCTGAGATAGAGCATCAAACTAATAAATTAACGATACAACTAAAAGGAGCTGGTCCTACTCCTTATTCACGAGGAGCAGATGGATTTGCTGTACTCCGTTCATCTATAAGGGAATACCTTTGTAGTGAAGCAATGCATCACTTAGGAATCCCCACTACACGAGCATTATCTTTAGCTTTATCAGGCGATAAAGTGGTACGAGATATGTTATATGACGGTAATCCAAAAGAAGAATTAGGAGCAATAGTAGCTCGAGTAGCCCCTTCTTTTGTTCGTTTTGGAAGTTTTGAAATCTTTGCTGCTAGAAGAGACAAAGAAACGCTCAAAAAACTAACAGATTTTGTGATACAAGAACACTATTCGCATTTGGGAAAGCCATCAAAAGCAACTTATTTAGCATTCTTTAAAGCGGTAGTAAACCGTACTAAAACCTTAATATTACATTGGCAACGTGTTGGTTTTGTACATGGCGTAATGAATACAGATAACCTCTCTATTTTAGGGCTTACCATTGATTATGGGCCTTATGGTTGGTTAGAAGATTTCAACCCGAATTGGACCCCCAATACTACCGATAAAGACCTACGTAGATATCGATTTGGAAATCAATACCCTATCGCGCTTTGGAATCTGACTCAATTGGCTAATGCTTTATATCCTTTAATAGAGGATGTAGATGCTTTAAAAAAGATCCTTAGAACGTTTAAGATCGAATTTCAAGAAGCGTATTCTATAATGATGTTGTCCAAACTTGGAATAGCTAACCAAGAGGATACCGATGGAGCATTAATTGAAGAATTACAGCAACTGTTAGAAGAAAGTGCTATTGATATGACCTTGTTTTTTAGAAACCTTAATCGTTTCGATCAAGAACATATAGCGTCACATCTTTCCGTAATTGAGAACGATAGTTACCTCACCAAAGAACTTTTTGAAACACATCAAAATAAATGGAAAAACTGGTTATCAAAATATGCTAAAAGGATTCGCAACATCAATGAAGACAGTAGAATAGAACGTATCAATTCGACTAATCCAAAATATGTTTTAAGAAACTACATGGCGCAATTGGCAATTGAGGCTGCCGAAAAAGGAAACTATGATTTAATTAATGAATTGTTTGAATTATTAAAACAACCTTATGCTGAGCAACCAGAACATGAAAAATGGTTTGCCAAACGACCAAAATGGGCAGATGAAAAAATAGGTTGTTCAATGCTTTCATGTAGTTCATAA
- a CDS encoding methyltransferase domain-containing protein, giving the protein MNKIHEEVSEYYGTELQSTEDLKTNACCTISKPPQHIAEALSLISDEVVAKYYGCGLTIPSAVEGLRILDLGSGSGRDCFIASKLVGENGYVIGVDMTDEQLAVANNNIEYHREKFGYQKSNVEFIKGNIENLGELDLEEGSFDLIISNCVLNLVNDKQKVLNDAYKLLKEGGEMYFSDVYTNRRVPMHLQNDRVLWGECLSGALYWNDFLNYAKKAGFTDPRVIDDKPVTIDNEELENRVGNLEFYSVTYRLWKINGLESDCEDYGQAVAYKGGIPEDETGFALDNHHYFEKGKIESVCGNTYNMLHQTRFNQYFDFYGSFETHYGIYKGCGGNMPYTTANDSSEEDCGC; this is encoded by the coding sequence ATGAACAAAATACACGAAGAAGTATCTGAATATTACGGAACAGAATTACAAAGTACAGAAGATTTAAAAACAAATGCTTGTTGTACAATTTCTAAACCTCCACAACACATTGCAGAGGCATTAAGTCTAATTTCTGACGAAGTGGTGGCTAAATATTATGGCTGCGGATTAACCATCCCAAGTGCTGTAGAAGGATTACGAATTTTAGATTTAGGTTCAGGTTCAGGAAGAGATTGTTTTATTGCCAGCAAATTAGTTGGAGAAAATGGCTATGTTATAGGTGTCGACATGACTGATGAACAGCTAGCTGTAGCGAATAACAATATAGAATATCATAGAGAAAAATTTGGTTATCAAAAATCGAATGTAGAGTTTATTAAAGGAAATATTGAGAACCTTGGAGAGTTGGACCTTGAAGAAGGATCTTTTGATTTAATTATCTCCAACTGTGTTTTAAACTTGGTAAATGACAAGCAAAAGGTTTTAAATGACGCTTATAAGTTATTGAAAGAAGGAGGAGAAATGTATTTTTCTGATGTATATACCAATAGAAGAGTTCCTATGCACCTACAAAACGATCGTGTCTTGTGGGGGGAGTGTTTAAGTGGCGCTTTATACTGGAATGACTTTTTAAACTATGCAAAAAAAGCTGGTTTTACCGACCCACGTGTGATCGATGACAAACCCGTAACCATAGACAATGAAGAGTTAGAAAACCGAGTAGGAAATCTAGAATTTTATTCTGTAACTTATCGTTTATGGAAAATTAATGGTTTAGAATCAGACTGTGAAGATTATGGCCAAGCCGTAGCATATAAAGGAGGAATCCCAGAAGATGAAACAGGTTTTGCCTTGGATAATCACCACTACTTCGAAAAAGGAAAGATCGAATCTGTTTGTGGAAATACTTACAACATGTTGCACCAAACAAGGTTTAACCAATATTTTGATTTTTACGGATCTTTCGAAACACACTATGGAATCTATAAAGGTTGTGGAGGAAACATGCCATACACTACCGCTAATGATAGCTCTGAAGAAGATTGTGGTTGTTAA
- a CDS encoding carboxypeptidase regulatory-like domain-containing protein, with the protein MKPILFVVLFIATFSLSFAQVTSSELKGSVMDNQQQVVPGAHVAVTHIPTGRKQQTVTNTEGNFFVPQLKPGGPYTITIKFIGFAEYSSNNLYLKLGETAVLNIVMEEQVTTLDGVDIIGNNNDLFSNKRKGTETNISASEISKLPTINRSLQDMTRNSPQAAGNSYVGSNYRYNNLSIDGVANNDAFGFQEPSVGAGGSTAAGSPGALAQTQPISLDAVAEIQVATSPYDVKLGNFTGGSLNVVTKSGTNKLGGTVYGFLRNNTTTGRAPFETREKIESFYNLQSGVSVGGALKENKLFYFFNAELGRSSRPLLFAPGTEGSVFEASDIANISDTLKSRYGFDAGTYGEANLTTNNNKVFARLDYNINDKNTLIIRHNLVDAAHQNLSRSGTIFNFGSQGFTHNSTTNSTVLELKSQLKENIFNNLIIGHSTVKDFRDPFQELFPHLEITYKSAGQIFIGSYREASIFQMNQRSYELSDHLSIYKNKHKITLGTHNEFYQFKYHFVTPYTGRWAYASLADFYNNTPSRIRGTYHLTNDSYEYNYNRPSADFPVLLSSFYLQDEFSITKRFNLSYGARLEGNIFLNDQNVAEDVANHPVFGQYTGGVQPRFILAPRLGFNYELNKENTLRLRGGSGIFAGRMPFAWGAYSYIYNGAQFGSVDVRPSNSVNLITEDYSQLATLQSNKREINLIDPDFKLPRVWRSSLALDAKVTPKTIFTLEGVFTKTIYDIFFQNANLNENTVQITGAGNDNRPINIGSGDAQRIDSNYANVFLLTNTQLGYKYSISATIQQKLGKNFSSMIAYTNGLSKDLMNGVRVSAQANWNWNQTIEANNPKLSYSNFDIRHRIVGNLSYQHKIKDKHTTTFGAFFLASSGSPFSYVYSGDINRDASSKNDLIYVPNDASEINLIAITDGNGNITVSAQEQWEQLDAYIKNDDYLNQQRGRYTERNGGRTPWNTQLDIHIGQEFVYRKNKTDHKFELTADIFNVLNLFNYKWGRQYYVPNTTNAGYALIKGKTSADGTTTTYQFFNPTSEPWQIDGIASRLQMQIGFRYTFL; encoded by the coding sequence ATGAAACCAATACTTTTTGTAGTTCTTTTTATTGCTACTTTTTCTTTATCCTTTGCTCAAGTCACCTCGAGTGAATTAAAAGGATCTGTTATGGATAATCAACAACAGGTAGTGCCAGGAGCACATGTTGCAGTTACTCATATTCCTACTGGGAGAAAACAACAAACAGTTACCAATACTGAAGGAAACTTTTTTGTTCCACAATTAAAACCAGGAGGTCCTTATACTATTACCATCAAATTTATAGGCTTTGCCGAATATTCATCCAATAATCTTTATTTAAAATTAGGGGAAACAGCTGTTTTAAATATTGTTATGGAAGAACAAGTAACAACACTTGATGGTGTTGATATTATTGGAAATAACAATGATTTATTTTCTAATAAAAGGAAAGGAACTGAAACCAATATCAGCGCCAGTGAAATTTCAAAACTCCCTACAATTAATAGAAGTTTACAAGACATGACGCGTAACTCTCCACAAGCAGCAGGAAACAGCTATGTAGGGAGCAACTATCGCTATAATAACCTTAGTATTGATGGGGTGGCTAATAACGATGCTTTTGGTTTTCAAGAACCAAGCGTAGGTGCTGGTGGATCAACCGCAGCAGGATCTCCTGGTGCATTGGCCCAAACACAACCTATAAGCCTAGATGCTGTAGCCGAAATACAAGTTGCCACTTCTCCTTATGATGTAAAATTGGGGAATTTTACTGGTGGTAGTCTAAATGTTGTAACCAAAAGCGGAACCAATAAACTAGGAGGAACAGTCTATGGTTTTTTACGAAATAATACGACTACTGGACGTGCTCCTTTTGAAACTAGAGAAAAAATAGAATCTTTCTATAACCTCCAATCTGGAGTAAGCGTTGGAGGAGCACTAAAAGAAAATAAACTCTTTTATTTCTTTAACGCAGAACTTGGTAGAAGTTCAAGACCTTTATTATTCGCCCCTGGAACAGAAGGGTCTGTATTTGAAGCCTCAGATATTGCTAACATTTCGGATACCTTAAAAAGTCGTTACGGATTTGACGCTGGAACTTATGGAGAAGCTAACCTAACAACCAATAACAACAAAGTATTTGCTAGGTTAGACTACAACATCAATGATAAAAACACCTTAATCATTAGACACAATTTGGTGGATGCAGCACATCAAAACCTGTCAAGATCTGGAACCATATTCAACTTCGGTTCACAAGGATTTACACACAACTCTACCACTAATAGTACCGTACTTGAATTAAAGTCACAATTAAAGGAAAACATTTTTAACAATCTAATTATAGGTCATAGTACTGTTAAAGATTTTAGAGATCCTTTTCAGGAATTATTTCCACACCTCGAAATCACATACAAGTCTGCCGGGCAAATATTTATTGGATCATATAGAGAAGCCTCTATTTTTCAAATGAACCAACGTTCTTATGAGTTAAGTGACCACCTTTCTATTTATAAAAATAAGCATAAAATCACATTGGGAACTCACAATGAATTCTACCAGTTTAAATATCATTTTGTAACGCCATATACTGGGAGGTGGGCCTATGCAAGTCTAGCAGACTTTTACAACAATACACCTAGCAGAATAAGAGGAACCTATCATTTAACGAATGATTCTTATGAATACAATTATAACAGACCCTCGGCTGATTTTCCTGTGTTACTCTCCTCTTTTTATCTACAAGATGAATTCAGTATCACTAAACGCTTTAACCTTAGTTATGGCGCACGTTTGGAAGGAAATATCTTCTTAAACGACCAAAACGTTGCTGAAGATGTCGCTAATCATCCAGTTTTTGGACAGTATACGGGAGGTGTTCAACCGCGGTTTATTCTTGCTCCTCGATTAGGATTTAATTATGAGCTCAACAAAGAAAACACCTTACGACTTCGAGGAGGGAGTGGTATATTTGCAGGAAGAATGCCATTTGCCTGGGGAGCATATTCTTACATTTATAATGGGGCACAATTTGGTTCTGTAGATGTTAGACCATCTAATTCGGTTAACTTAATTACAGAGGATTATTCACAATTGGCTACCCTACAAAGCAACAAAAGAGAAATAAACCTCATCGATCCAGATTTTAAATTACCTAGGGTGTGGAGAAGCAGTTTAGCCTTGGATGCAAAAGTAACTCCGAAAACTATTTTTACGCTCGAAGGTGTTTTTACGAAAACCATCTACGATATCTTTTTTCAAAATGCTAATCTCAATGAAAACACCGTTCAAATTACTGGTGCTGGAAATGACAATAGACCAATTAATATTGGCAGTGGAGATGCTCAACGAATAGACTCCAACTATGCGAATGTTTTTTTACTCACCAATACACAGCTCGGGTATAAATATTCCATATCTGCGACAATTCAACAAAAGCTAGGAAAAAACTTTTCTTCAATGATAGCATATACCAATGGACTGTCCAAAGACCTAATGAATGGTGTACGTGTCTCTGCACAAGCTAACTGGAATTGGAATCAAACAATCGAAGCTAATAATCCAAAATTAAGTTATTCAAACTTCGATATTAGGCATCGAATTGTTGGGAATTTATCGTACCAACATAAAATAAAAGACAAACACACCACTACTTTCGGTGCTTTCTTTTTAGCCAGTTCAGGTTCTCCTTTTTCTTATGTTTATTCTGGTGATATAAACAGAGATGCTTCTTCTAAAAACGACTTGATATATGTCCCTAATGACGCTTCAGAAATTAATCTAATAGCTATTACTGATGGAAATGGAAACATTACCGTTAGCGCTCAAGAGCAATGGGAACAATTAGATGCTTATATCAAGAATGACGACTACCTCAATCAACAAAGAGGTCGATATACTGAAAGAAATGGAGGAAGAACACCTTGGAATACACAGTTAGACATCCATATCGGTCAAGAATTTGTTTATCGTAAGAATAAAACAGACCATAAGTTTGAATTAACAGCTGATATCTTTAATGTCTTGAATTTATTCAACTATAAATGGGGAAGGCAATATTATGTCCCTAATACCACAAATGCTGGATATGCGCTAATAAAAGGGAAAACAAGCGCAGACGGAACAACGACTACTTATCAATTTTTTAACCCTACAAGCGAACCATGGCAAATCGATGGTATTGCTTCTAGATTACAAATGCAAATAGGATTTCGTTATACATTTTTGTAA
- the msrB gene encoding peptide-methionine (R)-S-oxide reductase MsrB, translating to MLNWDDILNFSKNGTPSPKNRIIKTHEEWQAILTDEQYKITRLKGTERPGSGAFCESYEEGIYSCICCNTELFDSTIKYSSGTGWPSFTQPIQENAIKYIGDYSFGMQRIEILCNTCDAHLGHVFPDGPAPSGLRYCVNSISIQLK from the coding sequence ATGTTAAACTGGGATGATATACTAAACTTTTCTAAAAATGGAACTCCTTCACCTAAAAATAGAATAATAAAAACCCATGAAGAATGGCAAGCTATTTTAACAGATGAACAATATAAAATCACCCGTTTAAAAGGAACCGAAAGACCAGGAAGTGGAGCATTTTGTGAATCCTATGAGGAAGGTATTTATAGTTGTATTTGCTGTAATACAGAACTTTTTGACTCTACCATAAAATATAGTTCTGGAACAGGATGGCCTAGCTTTACGCAACCTATTCAAGAAAATGCAATCAAATATATAGGAGATTACTCTTTTGGTATGCAACGGATAGAAATTCTATGCAACACATGTGATGCGCACTTGGGACATGTATTTCCTGATGGACCAGCACCTAGTGGACTAAGGTATTGTGTCAATTCAATTTCAATACAATTAAAATAA
- a CDS encoding DUF3078 domain-containing protein, which yields MKNLFTISLALLLGGGAMAQVDANEKDLRAKAKGNTDSTKTWNKGGIFNLGFGQTALHNWAAGGLNSYSFNGLLSVYANHSKGKLAWDNSLDLEFGTIKQFAQGEAKLNNWFKNSDRIELNSKLGYEAGGNWYYAALLNFRTQFTKGLNNANNDSTTVTISDFLAPAYTTVALGMDYRPSDNFSAFIGPLSYRMVHVGHTFLRSTYGVPDSTNMVHEVGAYLKMNYKKDEPFGIKNVNFQTDLALFSNYLKDPQNIDVYWNTIIGMKVNKYITATIGTNLIYDHDITIQTNEVWKRPDGTTYKDENGNDLKKSGPRTQFKEALTVGFSYKF from the coding sequence ATGAAAAATTTATTTACAATTAGTTTAGCACTTCTTCTAGGAGGAGGAGCAATGGCACAAGTTGATGCAAATGAGAAAGATTTAAGAGCCAAAGCTAAAGGAAATACAGATAGTACTAAAACATGGAATAAAGGAGGAATCTTTAACCTTGGTTTTGGACAAACAGCATTGCACAATTGGGCTGCTGGTGGATTAAACAGTTATAGTTTTAATGGTCTTTTAAGTGTATATGCTAATCACTCAAAAGGAAAATTAGCTTGGGATAACTCATTAGATTTAGAATTTGGAACAATCAAACAATTTGCTCAAGGTGAAGCGAAACTAAACAATTGGTTTAAAAATTCTGATCGTATTGAATTAAACTCTAAACTAGGATATGAAGCTGGTGGAAATTGGTATTATGCAGCGCTTTTAAACTTTAGAACACAATTTACAAAAGGTTTAAACAATGCAAATAATGATTCTACTACAGTAACAATTTCTGACTTTTTAGCACCTGCATATACGACTGTTGCTTTGGGAATGGATTATAGACCAAGTGATAACTTTTCAGCATTTATCGGACCTTTATCATACAGAATGGTACATGTTGGTCACACTTTTTTAAGGTCTACATATGGAGTTCCTGATTCTACCAATATGGTACATGAAGTAGGTGCTTACTTAAAAATGAACTACAAAAAAGATGAGCCTTTTGGAATTAAAAATGTAAACTTTCAAACTGATTTAGCTTTATTTAGTAATTACTTAAAAGACCCACAAAACATTGATGTTTATTGGAACACCATTATTGGAATGAAAGTCAATAAGTACATTACAGCTACAATCGGTACAAACTTAATTTACGACCACGATATCACTATTCAAACAAATGAAGTTTGGAAAAGACCTGATGGAACAACTTACAAAGATGAAAATGGAAATGATTTAAAAAAATCTGGACCAAGAACACAATTTAAAGAAGCTTTAACAGTAGGGTTTTCTTATAAGTTTTAA
- a CDS encoding mechanosensitive ion channel encodes MDFDKILSSDIFTGTILPMVKAIILALIVMWVGKIIISKIVKLAGKQMEKRNTDETLRPFFMSMLSFGLQAILYITVIGILGIETTSFAAILAAAGLAVGMALSGTLQNFAGGVMILIFKPFKKGDLIEAQGYTGIVKEISLFVTILNSLDNKTIIIPNGPLSNGALINYSSEPLRRVDWSIGIGYGDDVTKAREVINNLIAADSKILKDPAPFVAVEALADSSVNFAVRAWVKQEDYWDVFFAMNENVYTTFSKEGLNIPYPQMDVHVHNA; translated from the coding sequence ATGGATTTCGACAAAATTCTAAGTAGTGACATTTTTACAGGAACAATTCTTCCTATGGTAAAAGCAATTATTTTAGCCCTTATTGTAATGTGGGTTGGAAAAATTATCATCAGTAAAATCGTAAAGCTTGCTGGTAAGCAAATGGAAAAAAGAAACACAGACGAAACACTTCGTCCTTTCTTTATGAGCATGCTAAGCTTTGGTTTACAAGCTATTTTATACATTACCGTTATTGGTATTTTAGGAATTGAAACAACATCTTTTGCTGCAATATTAGCGGCTGCAGGTTTAGCTGTTGGGATGGCACTTTCTGGAACATTACAAAACTTTGCAGGAGGGGTAATGATCCTTATCTTTAAACCTTTCAAAAAGGGGGATTTAATCGAAGCTCAAGGTTATACAGGAATCGTTAAAGAAATTTCTTTATTTGTAACCATCCTAAACTCTTTAGACAATAAAACGATTATCATTCCTAATGGACCTTTATCTAATGGGGCATTAATTAACTACTCAAGTGAACCATTAAGAAGAGTAGACTGGTCAATTGGTATAGGATACGGTGATGATGTGACTAAAGCTAGAGAAGTTATTAATAACTTAATTGCTGCTGATTCGAAAATATTGAAAGACCCTGCTCCATTTGTTGCTGTTGAAGCTTTAGCTGATAGTTCTGTAAACTTCGCTGTAAGAGCATGGGTAAAACAAGAAGACTACTGGGATGTTTTCTTTGCAATGAACGAAAATGTTTACACAACATTTAGCAAAGAAGGATTAAACATTCCTTACCCACAAATGGACGTACATGTACACAATGCTTAA
- a CDS encoding ComF family protein, which yields MSFVQSFLALFYPHICPGCNQTISNRKRAICISCWTNLPRTYQYKDKANHIAKLFWGRYPLEHAFTTFKYHKKGTIQKIIHDLKYQGNQQAGEELGKEIGKEVRDAGLAIDCIIPVPLHPHKLQKRGYNQSYAIALGIQAIINAPIDHQTLIRAVDTDSQTKKSKYQRWENVSTIFKLTNTSKLNSQHVLLVDDVITTGSTIEGCCLTLDQFKDIKISVVALASA from the coding sequence CCAAACAATTTCCAATAGAAAACGTGCTATTTGCATTAGTTGTTGGACAAACCTACCTAGAACTTATCAATACAAAGACAAAGCCAACCATATTGCAAAACTATTTTGGGGGAGGTATCCATTAGAACATGCTTTTACCACTTTTAAATATCATAAAAAAGGAACCATACAAAAGATCATCCATGATCTAAAATATCAAGGAAATCAACAGGCAGGAGAAGAATTAGGTAAAGAGATTGGCAAAGAAGTACGAGATGCTGGTTTAGCCATAGATTGCATTATTCCAGTACCACTCCACCCGCATAAACTTCAAAAAAGAGGCTATAATCAAAGTTATGCCATTGCTTTGGGAATTCAGGCAATTATCAATGCTCCAATTGACCACCAAACACTCATTAGAGCAGTTGATACAGATAGCCAAACCAAAAAATCAAAATACCAACGTTGGGAAAATGTAAGCACTATTTTTAAGCTAACCAATACCTCAAAACTTAACAGCCAACATGTTCTTCTTGTAGATGATGTTATCACAACAGGATCAACAATAGAAGGATGTTGTTTAACTCTTGATCAATTCAAAGACATAAAAATTAGTGTAGTAGCGCTTGCTTCTGCTTAA